In Pseudonocardia sp. DSM 110487, the sequence GTCGGAGGCGCCGGGGCGTCCATCCGCCCGCGCTGCCACCAGAACAGTTGCCGCAGCCGCGCGGCCAGTCGCAGGGCCTCGGCCATCCGGGTCCGGAACCGCGGCGGCGAGGAGGCGGGCTCGCGGACGAGCAGGGCGTGCTCCAGCAGGTGCCGCTGGGCCTGGACCGCGGTCACGCTGTGGGGGTTGCTGCGTTGCGCGAGCACCTCGGCGATGGTGGCGCGCACCTCGTCCTCGGTGAGCGCACCGCTGGTCACCCCCCACGACAGCAGCGGCAACTCGCGGTCCTCTAGCGCCGTGAGCAGCGCCGAAGTCAGCTCGGGGGAAAGCGTCACGTGCGTCGTCTCCGCACTTCGATCTGGTCGCCGACCTGGCGCAGCAGCGTGATCTCGCGGTCGTCGAGGCGACTCAGCGGGACCGGCCCCTGCTCCAGGAGTTCCAACAACAGTCGCAACTCGACGGGCGGTTCGGCGACGGCGTCGAGCGCGGCGGCCAGCACTGCGCGCGACTCGCCGAAGCGCTGCATCTGGGCGACGGTGGCGGTGGTGCGCTGGGCGAGGCCGCGCAGGGTCCGCTCCTCGTCGCCCGCCGCCGCGCGGGCCTCCGCGGGCAGCACGGCGAGCCGGTGCAGCGGCAGGTCGCGCATCGCCTGGTCGGTCCACCGCGTCCAGTTGTCGGCGACCGCCTCCCGGACCGCGCCCGTGGCCGCGCTGATCGCGTTCCTGGCCCGGTTGAACACCGTGTCCGGTGGTCGGCCCGTGGAGAGTTGGGCGAACGACTGCAGCCCGCGGGTGGCGCCCGAGGTGTCGATCGGGTTCCCGGACAGCGTCTCCAGCGACTCGGCCAACTGCACCGCATCGGTGAGGTCGTCGAGCGCCCGCTCCATCTCGCCGATGCGCTTGAGCACACGTTCGGCCTCGGCACGTTCCCGCTCGCCGGCCACCAGTCGGTTCGCCGCCGCGGTGAGCGCCAAAGCCCTGTCCACCAGCGATGGGGTATCCGGATCCGAGTCCGTGCCCGGGCCGGCCGGGTCCTCGGCTGCAATGGCTGCGCCCAGGGGCGCATCCGCGGTCATCGTGCCGTCCCGATCCGCTTCCAGCGATCCACGATCCCGGCCAGCGCGTGGTCGATGTCGTCGGCCGTGCGCGGGTCCTTCTCAGCCCGGCCGGCGGCGTAGCTAAGCCATTCATCCGCGTCCGCCAGCAGGCGGGTGATCCGCGGGAGGTCGGCACCCCGGTCGCGGATCGCGGCCCGTGCGACGGCCCGGTTGAGGGTCCCCTCCGCGGTGGCGCGCTGGGCGTCGGCGACATCGTCGTGCAGCAACCGCAGCGCGTCCCACCCCCAGTCGGTCGCGGTGTCGAGGGTGTCCTCGATCGCGGTGAGCTCGCCGACCAGCAGGCCGGCCGCGACCGCGGCCTCGAACGCCTCCCGCAACCGGGCCAACAGGGTGCGGTACGCGGTCCCGGCCGGCATCGCCCGCCGGATCGCCATCGCCGTCGACTCGACCTGCCGGAACTGGTCGGGAACCAGGGTGTCCCAGGTTGTGACGGTGGCCGCGATCGGGCGCACCCAGTCTGGGACGTCGGCCGCGGCCGGGGCGCCCCAGGGTTCGGCCGCGGCGAGGCGCAGCAGTCGGGTCGCCCGCACCGCGTCGATCATTCGAACGTCACCGCGCCCGCGGGAGATGCCGACCGCCCGCCGGATCCGGTCGACCAGTTCGGGTCGTTGGGCTCGGTGCCGCCCCCACGCCTCGCGCCAGGCTGGGGTGCGCAGTTCGGCGCCGCGGCATACCCAGCCCGCGCCGTCGTTCAGGGCCGCGGCGAGCAGGGTGGCCTCGTCGGCGCCGGGCCAGACGCGCCCGGCCAGCGCCGCGCCGAGCAGTGCTACCCGCAGCGTCGGGACCAACTCGGCATCGGTGGACCCGGTTTCCTCCTGAATACGCCGGATGAGCGCCGGGCGGTGCTTCTCGGCGAGGTCGGCCAGCCGACGGACAGCGGCGGGGTTGCCGCGCGCGTCACCTCGCGCGAGCGCTAGTAGCCCCTGCAGGAACTCGGCGTTGGCCGGGGTTCGGTCAAACCTGATCGGGGCCTGGGCGGTGCGCGGATCGTTCTCCGACTCCGCTTCCTCGATCGAGACCACGCTCGACCGCACCGGCCACACCCGGTCGAGGGTGGCACTGAGCGGCTCGGCCATCAGCGGGTCGAGCCATAGCGTGCGTTGAACCACCGCGGTGCGCACGATCCTCCGCAGATCACGGGCGACGTTCGTTGGGAGTTGCCGCTGGCGGGCACCCCAGTCCTCGATCTCGGAGGTCTTGACCGTAGTGGACGCGGTCCGGGCCGGGCGGCTGCCCGGTGCCCTGCTCGGGGAGGTCTTCGCGGGCGGTGTGGATTCCGGGGCATCGTCGAGGCGCAGCGGCGGGATGCCGAACGCGTCGTGAATCACCGGGTCGAGGTTTGTCACCTGGCCCGGTGCGTCGCCCCAGAACTCCAGCAGCGCGGCGCGGCGCGGCGCGTCGGCCGGCGAGAGCCGTTCGAGTTCGGCGCTGACCGCGACCGGCAGCACCGGCAGGTCGAGTTCCTGGGTCGGGAACCGCTCGGTGAAGCGCTCGTCGGGGAACGTCCCCTCGGTAATCGCCGATGCGTGCTCGAGCAGCACGCTCCGGATCACCTGGCCGATCACTGCGCGGGGGTTGAACGCGTCGGGGCGGCCCTCCGGTGCCCTGGCCAGGATCGCGCGGTGCAGCGCAGGGCGGTTGAACGGGTACAGGCCGTAGCCGGGTTCTTCGCCGCGCTCGACGGGGTCCGCGGTCGAGGCGCCGAAGCCGGCGTGGCACGGCGCGCGCAGTTGGCAGTCTTTGCAGGCGTTCGGCACCTTGGCATCCGGGTCGTCGCCTGCGGCGTCGAGCACGGTCCGTCCGAGGCGGGCGGCGTTGAGGTAGCGTCCGACGAAACCCTCGACCTCGTCGAGCCCCGCCGGGGAGCCGTCGAACTGGACGTCGAGGTCGTAGACGTACGGGGTGGCGGCCTGCGCTCTGGTGAGAGCAGTGTCGACGAGGTTGCGGTAGTAGCCGGTGGTGACCGCGAGCAGAGTGCGGATCGGCGCGTACTCGGTGCGCCCGCCTCGGATGCCGGCCTCGATGACGGCCTCAAGCAGTTCCCGTTGGACGCCCTGGATCAGCGCGAAGTCCTCGACCAGCAAGACGATCTCCCGGCCCTCCGCGGCCAGTTGGCGCCGGACCTGCAGCAGCGCATCGCTGAGCCGGCCGGATCCGAGGTTCGCCGCGTTGGCCACGGCGCTGCCGAGCGCCTGGTTGAGCAGCGCGACCGCCAGTTGCTGGGGCTTGTCGCCGGTGCGCAGGTAGACCAGCATCCGCTGGGTCGCAGCCGCCGCTTGCCGGACGTCGGATAGGTCCAGCGGTAGGTCGTCGACGGTGAACTCGAGCGGCCGGTCGTGGGCCTCCGCGGCGCCGTCAGTGAGTTGGCTGGCGGCCATCCGCGCGATCAGGCCGTCGGGCTGCAGCATGTGCTCGCGCACGTACGGGTCGAGCAGCAGGGTCTCCAGCCGGCCGGGACCGGCGAGCCGGCGCATCTCCGGCGAGGTGGGCTCCGCGGCCACCACGGCCTCCTGGAGGCCGTTGAGCAGTCGCTGCTGCAGCGCCGCCCGGTCCATGCCGGAGGTCATCGAGGCGACCTGGTCGCGCAGCGCGGCCAGCGGACCATCGGTCCGGTCGGCGAGCAGGTTGGTTAGCAGGCTCTTCAGGCTGGTGCCCGACTTCGGCAGATAGATCACGTGTCGCCGGTCGGATTCGGGCATCCGCTCCTTGACCCAGCGAACCAGATGCGACTTCCCGGTGCCGGACTGGCCGATCACCGGCATCAGCAGCGCGCCGTTCACCGGGTCGCGGGTCAGGAAATCCCTGGCGACCTCCGCCTCGTCGACGGTCGGGCCCGGGGTGTCCGACCGGACGCCGTCCTTGCCGGTGCGCTGGATGCGCAAGGGGGTGTGGGTGGCGAAGAAGACTGGTTTAGACGGGCTCACCGCCTCGGTGGCGATCGTCGCCGTCACCTGCTGCCGGTCCCAGCAGACGACCCGGCGCAACTCGCGCGCGTCACCGACTGGCGAGCGGAGCAGGGCGGTCACCGGGTCAGCCATCCTGCGGCCCCCAGACCGTGATCTCGGAGAACCGTCGCACTCCGTCGGCGCGCCCCGGGTCGGTCAGCAGGACGGTGCGGGGGGCGTCCGCGGGGTTGTCGAGGCGCCACCAGGCGGCTTCGCCCCCGCGTAGCAGCGCGAACGACAGGCTGGGGGCGAGCACGTCGGCGACCGGGAGCCCCAACTCCCGGCTGTAGCGCCCGCCGGGGAGCACGGGGAGGTCCTGCCAGATCGCCTCCAGCACCTCGCTGAGGTCGCGGGTCTGCCGATCGGCGTAGCGGGACAACATGCACTGGCGGACCGCCTCGGTGCAGTCCGGGACCAGCTTCGTCCGCTGCTCGCTGGGCACCAACTCCGTCGCGGCGAGCCCGAGCGCGGGGGCCCAATAGGTGAACCGGTTCCACCGGGTCTCGTTGACCAGCGCGCGGCCGACGTCATCGGCGAAGGCGCCGCGCTGCCGCTGTTCGATCTCCACCGTTCCCAGCGCCGGTTCGAGGGGGTCGAGGGCGAGGAACCAGGCCAGCGCCCGGACCAGATCGCGTGGGCCGGACTGCGACTTGGAGGTGCCCAGGTCGGTGTTGCGGGCGGGGTCGAGCACGGCTCGGCGCAACTCGCGCCGGAAGCCGTCGAGGTCGTCCGGGGCGGCCCCGGCTAGCGCCGGTCCCAGGCTCAGGTGATCGTCGTCGTCCTCGACCAAGCCGAGCCCGGTCAGCGTGGCGATGGTGTTGTCGAACGTGGGATCCAGCCTGGCCGCGTCCGGGGCCCGCAGCGGTTCCGGGCAGAGCAAAGCGCGTGCCGTGATCGCTGGGACCGGCCGGTCCGCGTCGGCGAGGTAGCGGACTACGCCCCACATGTAGGCCGGGATCGAGGCCGGCTCGTTAATCAGCACCATCAGAGGATCTCCAGGGCAGTCGTCACTGGGAGGACAGCGGAATGGATCTCGCTCAGGGCAATACCGGGCCGGTTGTGATCGCCGAGTGTAGCCGGATGCACCAAGTAGGTGACGTCGGGGGAATCGAGGCGTTGCACAACCGCGGGGTCGGGCGGGTCGCCTTCGAGCAGCCAGACGACGGTACCCCGGTAGCCGTCGACGAGGTCGTGGTCGCGGTCGACGACGATCGGTGCCGGTCGCGCCGCCGCCTGCAGCGCGGTCGCGGTCGCGGCGTCCAGGCCGGGGCCGCCGAACACTGCGACGCCGCGCCGGGCCAGCCGCTCCAGCAAGTCGGGGACGAGATCGGCGCGCTCCCGCTCGTCGCGCCAGTGCAGGCTCAGCCACGACGACGCCCCCCGTGCCCCGGCGAGCGGATCGGGTGCCTTCGTCATGGCCGGCAGCGGGGGGTTGGGCGCGGGGGCCACGCGGTAGAGCGGTGGCAGGTCCGGCTCGCCGTGCGGTCTGCGGGTCGCCCGGCAGTCCGGGCAGCCGCGGCAGGTGACCCCGGTGCCCAACCGATCGTCCTCCCACTCGGAGGTGTAATAGCCGGCGAGAACCTCGCCGATGCAGCGCCCCCCGTCGAGCACGTCGAGCATCTCAACGATGGCGGCGTCCTGCGCGCCGCGCTTCTCGTCGCGGCGGATGCCCATCGCCGTGCCCCACGCCTCCTCGTCGTTGGCCTCGGCCTTGACGATCTTCACGACGACCATGTCCCGGCCGTGCTGCGCGTCGTCCCCGGCGCGGTCGGCGGACGCACCGGAGGGATTGTTCGAGCGCAGTTCGATCAGCCCGGCCTGGGCCATCAGGTGCAGGGTCCGGCGGTTCCACGCTCTGTTGTGCTGGGTGTCGAGCGAGTAGTCCGCCTGCGTGGCGGTTAGCGGTACGACGCCGACCCGTCCGTCCCATGTGCCGGCTCGGAACATGCTGCGCCAGCGCTTCCAGCCGCGCTCGTCGCCGATGAGGGTCTGCCTGTTGAGGCCGTAGGCGACGGCCCGGTCGTCCGGGCCCTCGGCGAGGTAGGACAGGCACGGCCGGCCGTCCCGGCCGCCCCGGCCCACCTCCTGGTAGTACCGGTCGATCGTCTCCGGGACGCAGGCGTGCAGCACGGTACGCACGTCGGGTACGTCCAACCCGAGACCGAAGGCCGACGTGGCCACGACCACGTCGTAGCGGGTCGCGCCGCTGGCGCCGGGGTAGCCCCGCCAGCCCTCGAGGACCTCGGCGCGCCGGGCAAGGCCGTCGTCCCCAGTGATCTCCGCGACCCGGCGATAGTTCCGGCCGCGCAGCCGGTGCGCCCACAGCGCAACGTCTGCCCTGGTCGACGCGTAGAGCACCATCGGCCGGGGCAGCAGGGCCGCTGCGGTGAGCACAGCGTCGACGCGGTCGTCATCACAGGGGAAGGACGCCAGGTAGTAGCTGGTCTCGGGGCGCAGGTTGGACGCCCAGACGAGTTCGGTCGGCTCGCCGGGGAACATGCCGGCCAGCGTGTGCACCTGGTGGCCGGTCAACGTGGCGCTCATTGCCACCGTCACCACCCGCTGCCCCGCAGGGGCCTGCTCCAGCCAGGTGCGCCGGTACCCGGCGAGGTCCTGGTAATGCGGGCGGAAGACCCCCCACTGCTCGACGAGGTGAGCCTCGTCGATGATCAGGTGACCCAACCGGCCGGCGCGCGCGGCGTGCTGCAGAGCGGTGCTCAGACCGGTCGCGACCGCCTCCGGCGAGGTGACCAGGATCCGCTGACGGCCCTCGGCGACGGCCTGGCGGATAGCCGCCTTGGCCGACTCGTCCATCTCACCGACATAGGCCAGTCGTCGCCCGATCGTGCGGTGCCCGCGGGTCGCCAGCAACTCCTCCACCCGGCGCTCCACGTCCAGCGCCAGCGCCACGGTCGGCACGACGATCACCGTGACCGCCCTGCGCGACCAGTCCAGCAGGGTCGGGGCGAAGGCCACCCACGTCTTGCCCTGGCCAGTCGGCAGGCTGACGATCACGGTGCCACCCGGGGGAGCGGTGACGACCGCGCGGGCAGCCTGGCGCTGGCCCGTCGACCGGTACCCCCGCAGGCCGGAGGCGGTGGACCAGAACGGGTCCGCCGGGATCGGGGCGGCAACGGCCCGGTCGGGCCGTGCGGCGAGGATCTGCCGCAGGTCCTCGGCCGCCGCACTCCGTTGAGCGGTGGGGGTCGGGGGGTGCCACGGGCGCGCCGCGACCGAGAACCCGCGGGCCGTTGAGATCACGTCGCACCGCGCGGCGGCCCAGTCCTGGCGCCGGGGTAGCCCCGCGCCGTCCGGGACGGCGAGCCGCCCGGTCTGCCCAGTGGCCGCGTCGGTCTGCAGCAGCACCTGCCGGACCAGCGCCGTGATGTCGCCGCGCCCCGATCCGTCCGCAGGCAGGCCGGCGAGGGCGTCGGCCAGGCGGCGGACGACGGGGTCGTGCGGGACGGCGCCCACCGGCGGGTCGGGCCATTTGTCGAGCAAGAGTTGTGCTTCGTCGTCAGTTCTCGGCACGTGGCATCCCACTTGGTCCGCTGCGCACGATGCACGTTGCGCCGACCGGTCGTATCGTCGGTGTGCCGAGATCGGTCAGGAACGCCTCGGTCAACTCGACGTCCAACGTGTAGGCGTCGGCGTCGCCGACCAGGTCCCCGGCCGCGCGGCGGGCCAGCGCCTGCGCCCGCAGCACCTCAATCTGCCCTCGGCCCCGCTCCGCGGCCGCCGCACTGCGCTCGGCCAGGTCGGTGACGCGCACCAGGTCGCGGCGGGCGATGCCATCGGAGTCGCGGGCGGCCTGCGCGAAGCGTTCGCGGGTGCCGAACAAGTTGATCAGGGCGGGGATGCGTGTCGGGTTGAGGTTCAGGTCGTTGCGCGACCTGTCGAAGGGCTGGTCCAGCCAGTCGATGCTGTGCTGGTCCGAGACGGCGGTGCCCGCGCCCGCGCGGACCCAGGCGCGACCGACGAACGGCGGGAAGAGGCCGTCGGCCTGCCGGCGCAGGGCGTGCAGCGCACCGGGGTGGGCCTGGTCGACCAGTTCGGCCGCCGAGCGGAAGGAGGCTTCAACCAGGAAGTCGACGGCGAAGTAGACCTCCGGGTCACCGGTGTGCGTGCGGTCGATCCGCCAGAACGCGGCGGCCTGCCCACGGTCGTCGACCTCCATGACGGTCGCCAGTAGGTCGACGAACGGGTGCCCGATCCGGAACACCCGGGTGCTGGGCATGCGCAGCGCGACACTGCGGTTGAACGCGCCCTCGCGCAGCGCGTCGGCGGTGACCACGTGCCCACCGCGAGCCAGTAACCGGGGCGGCATCAGCGGCTCGTGGCCACCCAGTCGGAAGCGGACGACCCGCGTGCCGTCCACCTCCGTGCGGGCCAAGCGCAGCCCGTCATCGGCGTAGGTGACGACGGTGGACTCCACTGTGCGCCAGTCGACTTCGAGGGCGTCCACCGCGGCGGTCGTCGCGTCGGCCTCGGCGGTGGTCCCGAACACCGACTCGATCAGATCGGCCGCCTCCACGGCCTTCCGCTCCCCGTCCAGCCGGTCGGCCACGGCTTGGGCCTGGACGGTGAGACCTGCCGGTCCGCGTTCCAACCCGGCCGCCCACACGTCGTCGAGACCCACCTCGACTGCGTCCTGCAGCGACGACAACGAGCTGTCGAAGATCCGGTAGCCGTCGCCGAGCAGTTCCACCCACGCCCCGGAGATGGTGGAGAGGCCGTCGGCCTGGGCGAGCACGAACTGCACGGCCGGCCCGGTCGGCGCGCCCGGACGCACGCTGACGTAGCGATCCACCCGGCCCAGTCGCTGCTCGAGCACGTTGGGCGAGCGCGGCAGTCGGCAGTGCACGACGACGTCGGCGATCTGCAGGTTCAAGCCATCCTCGCCGGTGCCGTCCAGCACGAGCACGCCGCGTCCGGTCGTCCAGTCCTGGACAGCCTGCTCGGCGGCCGCACCGCCCACCTCCGCGGTGTGCTCGCGGACCCGCCGGTCCACCGGCAGGTGCCGGTGTAACTCGCGGGCCAGCGATCGGGCGAGGCCGCCGGGGCCACAGAAGACGACCGCGCGCTGCGACCTGCGCAGCAGAGGGACGAGGGACGCGGCGAGTTCGGTCGGGCCGTCGCCGCGGGCGTCAACGAGCGCGGCGAGCGCCTGGTGCTCGACCGCAGCCACGGCCGGCGCCCGCAACTCGGCCCGCTCGGTCGCGGTCAACCCCGCGCGATCGGCCGCTTCCGCGTCGTGTTGGATCCGCCAGGACAGCGCGGCGACGAGGTCATCGACGGGTCCGCCGGCGCGCGCGGCCAGTACCGCGAGGATCTTCCCGTAGGCGGGGCGCTCGTCCGTTCGACCTTCGTCGAGCAGCACGTCAGCGATTCCGCCCTGCCAATCGAGCAGCACTTCTTGGGCCGCGTCGTGCTCGCGGGACCGGACGGGGATTGACTGGGCGCGGCTCCGGCCGCGGATCTCGTAATGGTTCGACTCGTCGCTGCTGGTGAGCGCGGCTGACCGGCGATGCCGGATCATCCGGCGGTGCAGTCGGTAGGTCTCGCCGACGTGGGCGCGCAGCGCGGCGATGGCGTCGTTGAGGCCACCGCGGGTGTCGGCGTCGGCCAGTTCGCCATCCTCGTCCAGCAGTCCGAGGATGTCCGCGGTCCGCGCCTTGAGGAGCGGGTCGTCGGGGACGATTTCGCCGATCTGCTGCAGGGTGGGCTCCAGCAGGAAGGTGAACTCGCCGTCAAGCGCGAAGAGGGCGTCGGCCAGTTGCTGGCGGGTCTTCAGGCGCCGGGCGAAGGCCGCGCGGTCGTCCCAGCGGTAGATGCTCGGCGCGAGGAGGTGTAGCAGACCCAGGTGGGTGTCAGGGTGCGCGGTCGCCGGGGTCGCGGACAGCAGCAGGATCCGCGGGACGGAGTGCGCCAACGCGGCCAAATCCCGGTATGGCGACGTCCCCGGGTCCCCGCCCTGGACGATCCGATGCGCTTCGTCGATTACCACCAAGTCGAACCCGTGGTAGTCCGACCACTTCGCCGGCATCTCGTGGGCACCGATCCGGAGGGTGGCGCGGGGGAAGTCGTCAATGAAGAACTTCTCACGCAGTTCGCGCTGCCACTGGCGGCGCAGTAGGTCCGGTGCGATCACCGCGATGCGGGTGTCCGGGCGGTCCAGCATCGTCTGACGGACGATCAGCCCGGCCTCGATGGTCTTGCCGAGTCCGACCTCGTCGGCGAGGAGGTAGCGCTGGACGGGGTCCTGCAGGACCTTCATGACGGTGTGGAGTTGGTGCGGGTAGATCTCCACCGCCGCCGACAGCACCGCCGTCATGCCCGCGCACGCCGCGCGCTGGCGGACCAGGTCCCGCAGCAGCGGGATGCGGGCATCGCGCAGTACCGGGGTCTCGTTGGCGGTCGAGGCGAGCACGTCCACCGGGTTGCGGATCGGGCGGTCCCAGCGAACCCGGAGTTCGGCCTCGTCGATCGGGAGATCCACATCAGAGTTGGGGAACCTGACGAAGTAGCGCGGCGACTGGCCACCGGCGATCCGGCCTGGCGTCCATTCGCCCGTCTGACCGTTCAAACGGAAGACCCGGGTCTGCCGCTCCAGGCGCGCCGGACGGCACTCGGCGAGGGGGAGCAACGCGGCGTCGGCGACGGGTTCGGCGACCGACTCGAAGTGCTCCACTCTGATTCGGTCGCCGTCGATGCGGGCGACCCGTCCAATTCCGGGCGAGTTGACGTACTCGACCAGCGATCCCAACCGAAGTGTCATCCGAGCGACCAAGGGGCTGTCACGGAGGCCGCCCTGATGTCCGCGGTGCCGCCGGTTAGCTGCTCAACTGCTCGGCGGGCTGTCGAGGTGAAACGGTGTGCGTCGCGCGGCAGAGGTGCCACCCGACACCAGCGCTGCAAGCACCGAAGTAGCCTGCTGTCGCGGGTGGCGACGAACGACCGTTGGTGGGCGGCGTCGAACCGAACATAGTCCATTTCGAGCAGCGTTTCTCGGGTTGCCATAGCTGCCGCGCCAAGCCCTAGTGGACCGACGGTGCAGGACTGCTCGTCCAAGGACCACAACGCCGTCACGAGCCTACCGTAGCGCGAGGGACCGACACTGAGGCGGCGGTGCCAGCTACTCCCGGGGCCCGCCGAGGACGCCGGGATGATCAACGAGGAGCGGAACGCCGGTAGGAGTAGCGGGCAGCGGCTGATGGTCGTGCCGAGGATCCGGGCGGAGCGGCCAGACCGCGATCTGCTGGACGAGCGCTACACCGCCTTCCGGTCAGCGGGCTGAGTGGCGCCTTGTTCCCGGACCCGAACCTGGGAGTTCTTGGGAACTTTGCGTCCGTTCGTCTTGCGCCTTTGCCCGCTTAGTGCGAGTTCAGCTGTGAGTGCCTGCTTTCTCATTCTTGAGCCTGTGCACGATGCGAAGGAGGTTTCCGTTGTCCTTCTCGAGGTTTGCGATTCTGTTTCTCTGGCGAGAGACTGTTTCCTGAAGCTCTCGAACGGTGCTGGCCGGATCAGTCTTCGGAGTCTTGATCGAGGCGAACAGTCGGCTGAGCTTTGACATCTTGTGAGCTCTCTTCCGGGGTGGACGCCGCCCGGCGTGGGCATGAGGAGCAGACCCGGCCGGTACGGCTGGGCGACTTTCAAGGGTATGGCGGTTGTCGTTGTGTCGGTCGTTCACATCCTCGGAGTACGAGGCCCAGCCCATGTGCCCACCCCTCGGTTCGGCCTCTGATCGACTGTGGCCAGTTGGTCGAGTGAAGATCTGGCAACTGACCGTCCGGGCGCAGTTCGTTGCAGCCCGCCAATCCGTTGCGGTCTGCGCAACGTGACAACGTGGTGGCGCCGTCAGAGTGGTAGAAGCGATGAAGGTGTCGCGGGTCCATCTCGCTCAGCGAGTGGCGTCGCCGCTGTGCCGAGGCGTGATCAAGTCCGATATCAACCATGTTCGAAGGGCCCGGCAAGGTCTGCAGGTGCTCGACGACGACGCGGTGCTGATGGCGCAGCGAGTGCTGGTGGGGAGCCACACCGGCTGCCGCTGGTGGCGCATCGCCGGGAGGCTGGGTGCTACGGCGAGGACAATGCCGACAGCTTCGGATCTAGGGGCGCGCTCCCGTTGTGCCACGATCGATCCGTGCCCGAACCAATCGGCCGCCGCATCGCCCTCCACCGCCGTCGCCGTGGCCTGAGCCAGGTCGCCGTGGCCGGGCTCGTCGGTCGCTCGGAGTCGTGGCTGTCGCAGGTGGAGCGTGGTCTTCGCGACGTCGACAGCTACACAGCCCTCCGCGACCTCGCCCGTGTCCTCCGAGTCGACATCGCCACCCTCACCGCGACCGGTGAGGCCAGCCAGCCAGAGCGATCCGTACGCGATGTTGACGTAGCCGCGATCGAGCGGGCGCTGCTGATTGGCACCGCGCCCGAGGAGATGCCCGACGTCGTGGCGGCCGTTCCAGAGCTGCACGCCGCCTACCAAGCTGCCCGCTACGACGAGGTACTCGCGGCCCTCCCGAGCCTGATTGCAGCCCTCGAGGGCCAGCACTCGGGGTTGACCGCAGCCGGCTACACCGTCGCAGCCAAGATGCTGACGAAGATCGGTTCGCACGACCTCGCGCTGATCGGGGCGGACCGTGCCTGGTACGCGGCGCGCCGGAGCGGTGAACAGGCCGATGTCGGCATGGCCGTCAACCAGGTCGTGTGCGCGCTGCTTCCGACCGCTCGGGCAGTGCTCGCGGAGGAGCTCGCTGTCGAGATGGCGACGAGACTCGATGGCGAGGACCCAGCCGTGCTCAGCGTCGCCGGCGCGCTCTGGCTCATCGCGGCGGTTGCGGCAGCTCGTCGAATTGATGCTGCAGCAGCCGAGGAACGCCTGGACCACGCCCGGCAGCTCGCGGACCGGCTGGGCGAGGACGCCAACCACCGCTGGACCGCCTTCGGCCCGACCAACGTCGCCATCCACCGGGTCTCGGTCGCGGTCGAGGTCGGCGATGCTCCCGCCGCGTTGGCTGCCGCCGCAGCCGTCGACCTCGATCGGC encodes:
- the dpdE gene encoding protein DpdE — encoded protein: MTLRLGSLVEYVNSPGIGRVARIDGDRIRVEHFESVAEPVADAALLPLAECRPARLERQTRVFRLNGQTGEWTPGRIAGGQSPRYFVRFPNSDVDLPIDEAELRVRWDRPIRNPVDVLASTANETPVLRDARIPLLRDLVRQRAACAGMTAVLSAAVEIYPHQLHTVMKVLQDPVQRYLLADEVGLGKTIEAGLIVRQTMLDRPDTRIAVIAPDLLRRQWQRELREKFFIDDFPRATLRIGAHEMPAKWSDYHGFDLVVIDEAHRIVQGGDPGTSPYRDLAALAHSVPRILLLSATPATAHPDTHLGLLHLLAPSIYRWDDRAAFARRLKTRQQLADALFALDGEFTFLLEPTLQQIGEIVPDDPLLKARTADILGLLDEDGELADADTRGGLNDAIAALRAHVGETYRLHRRMIRHRRSAALTSSDESNHYEIRGRSRAQSIPVRSREHDAAQEVLLDWQGGIADVLLDEGRTDERPAYGKILAVLAARAGGPVDDLVAALSWRIQHDAEAADRAGLTATERAELRAPAVAAVEHQALAALVDARGDGPTELAASLVPLLRRSQRAVVFCGPGGLARSLARELHRHLPVDRRVREHTAEVGGAAAEQAVQDWTTGRGVLVLDGTGEDGLNLQIADVVVHCRLPRSPNVLEQRLGRVDRYVSVRPGAPTGPAVQFVLAQADGLSTISGAWVELLGDGYRIFDSSLSSLQDAVEVGLDDVWAAGLERGPAGLTVQAQAVADRLDGERKAVEAADLIESVFGTTAEADATTAAVDALEVDWRTVESTVVTYADDGLRLARTEVDGTRVVRFRLGGHEPLMPPRLLARGGHVVTADALREGAFNRSVALRMPSTRVFRIGHPFVDLLATVMEVDDRGQAAAFWRIDRTHTGDPEVYFAVDFLVEASFRSAAELVDQAHPGALHALRRQADGLFPPFVGRAWVRAGAGTAVSDQHSIDWLDQPFDRSRNDLNLNPTRIPALINLFGTRERFAQAARDSDGIARRDLVRVTDLAERSAAAAERGRGQIEVLRAQALARRAAGDLVGDADAYTLDVELTEAFLTDLGTPTIRPVGATCIVRSGPSGMPRAEN
- a CDS encoding helix-turn-helix domain-containing protein — encoded protein: MAHRREAGCYGEDNADSFGSRGALPLCHDRSVPEPIGRRIALHRRRRGLSQVAVAGLVGRSESWLSQVERGLRDVDSYTALRDLARVLRVDIATLTATGEASQPERSVRDVDVAAIERALLIGTAPEEMPDVVAAVPELHAAYQAARYDEVLAALPSLIAALEGQHSGLTAAGYTVAAKMLTKIGSHDLALIGADRAWYAARRSGEQADVGMAVNQVVCALLPTARAVLAEELAVEMATRLDGEDPAVLSVAGALWLIAAVAAARRIDAAAAEERLDHARQLADRLGEDANHRWTAFGPTNVAIHRVSVAVEVGDAPAALAAAAAVDLDRLPEGLHSRHVQVQLDIAWAQAQRRRDAEALVALLEIERAAPQVARRNVVARDTIRQLLARARGTNGAAVRGLAHRAGVAV